A part of Lactobacillus sp. ESL0700 genomic DNA contains:
- a CDS encoding FAD-dependent oxidoreductase — protein MKVTKNTKWNGDYDVIVLGFGGAGATAARFAADNGAQVLLVEAAPYGHEGGNTRYSAQHVAMAHDRQQISDYYHELAAPFAVDEKTMDVYLDGFVEMPEYFKKYFGLNPFIWSKDFQPGDHLANKKQLCEYPEYQGAATFDFALVHNRDFDAGLWKVIRQETLQRKDQIDIWLNSRATRLLQDPVTDEITGVVIKRQEKQYCIHAKKGVVLATGGFENNDKMQQDYLHITHLTPLGTLYNKGDGIKMAGEVGAKMWHMSNYESLGIVPSYVIAEEAGQRGRQISGWQNVKSGSIIAVADDGSRFMREDAKFRHGHIFQHGDYLLPHAYDHAWLVFDEQQYQKFVQEQKAGNLKYQNFFDKLIKADSVANLADQMKLSANTLTTTITQFNRFADSGRDLEFGRAPETMSSFNLNDAVDAIKLAPAVLNTQGGPQHDEQARVLDNSDQPIKRLYSAGELGGICANRYQGGGNLAECLIFGKIAGENVAQLSDAAEIELTNQVPRINDLVDSESESKIELKANQYLGSSEAGIGGKVLVRVTYQDQTISNVEVLENHETEGIGAVAIKQLPQQIVDQNSTNVDAISGATTTTKALVEAVNQAIGKAENKGEK, from the coding sequence GTGAAAGTAACTAAAAATACTAAATGGAATGGCGATTATGATGTCATCGTTTTAGGTTTTGGTGGTGCTGGTGCTACTGCAGCCAGATTTGCAGCTGATAATGGTGCCCAGGTTTTACTAGTTGAAGCTGCCCCATATGGTCATGAGGGTGGTAACACGCGTTATTCTGCTCAGCACGTGGCAATGGCTCATGATCGTCAGCAAATTTCTGATTATTATCATGAATTAGCTGCACCTTTTGCCGTTGACGAAAAGACAATGGATGTCTACCTTGATGGCTTTGTAGAAATGCCAGAATATTTTAAAAAGTATTTTGGTCTAAACCCGTTTATTTGGTCAAAGGATTTTCAGCCAGGTGATCATTTAGCTAATAAGAAGCAGTTATGTGAATATCCAGAATATCAAGGCGCGGCAACGTTTGACTTTGCCTTAGTTCATAATCGTGATTTTGATGCGGGTCTGTGGAAGGTTATTCGCCAGGAAACATTACAGCGAAAAGACCAAATCGATATTTGGCTAAATTCAAGAGCAACAAGATTATTACAAGACCCAGTAACTGATGAAATCACTGGTGTGGTAATTAAGCGGCAAGAAAAGCAGTATTGCATTCATGCCAAAAAGGGTGTAGTGCTTGCAACCGGTGGCTTTGAAAATAACGATAAAATGCAACAGGATTATTTGCATATTACGCACTTAACCCCATTAGGTACCTTGTATAACAAAGGCGACGGTATCAAGATGGCTGGCGAAGTTGGCGCCAAGATGTGGCACATGAGTAATTATGAATCCCTTGGCATAGTTCCTAGCTACGTGATCGCAGAAGAAGCTGGTCAACGCGGTCGTCAAATCAGCGGCTGGCAGAATGTGAAGTCAGGTTCAATCATTGCCGTAGCTGATGACGGCAGCCGGTTTATGCGTGAGGATGCAAAATTCCGCCACGGACATATTTTCCAACATGGTGATTACTTGTTGCCACACGCTTATGATCATGCCTGGCTTGTCTTTGATGAACAACAATATCAAAAATTTGTTCAAGAACAAAAAGCTGGTAATTTAAAATATCAGAATTTCTTTGACAAATTAATTAAGGCAGATTCTGTAGCGAATTTAGCAGACCAAATGAAGTTATCTGCGAATACTTTGACTACTACAATTACCCAGTTCAATCGATTTGCAGATAGTGGCCGTGACTTAGAATTTGGTCGCGCACCAGAAACGATGAGTAGCTTTAACTTAAACGATGCGGTAGATGCTATTAAGCTTGCTCCAGCTGTTTTGAATACTCAAGGTGGCCCACAACATGATGAACAAGCCCGAGTTCTCGATAATTCTGATCAGCCGATTAAACGCTTATACAGTGCTGGAGAATTGGGCGGCATCTGTGCTAATCGTTATCAAGGTGGCGGCAATTTAGCAGAGTGTTTGATTTTTGGCAAAATTGCCGGTGAAAATGTAGCACAACTGTCAGATGCTGCAGAAATTGAGCTTACCAACCAAGTACCGCGAATTAACGACTTAGTTGATAGCGAAAGTGAAAGTAAGATTGAACTTAAGGCTAACCAATATTTAGGGTCTTCTGAAGCTGGAATTGGTGGTAAGGTCTTGGTTCGAGTAACTTATCAGGATCAAACTATTAGTAATGTTGAAGTACTTGAAAACCATGAAACTGAAGGCATTGGTGCAGTTGCAATTAAGCAATTGCCTCAACAAATAGTTGACCAAAACTCGACAAATGTTGACGCAATTTCAGGCGCAACAACTACCACTAAAGCCTTAGTAGAAGCTGTTAACCAAGCAATCGGTAAAGCCGAAAATAAAGGAGAAAAATAA
- a CDS encoding LysR family transcriptional regulator: MNEKDLIYFCKLVESGNYTTTAAYFGVTQPTISMAIKRLAKKFEDPLIVQKNRKSKLILTNAGELLYQKAKILIQDIASINYDVKHASDKKIRLAFSGEAGSSYIPDIIQKFFQVGLTHLLDTHIERSADAFSDLTNGKVDVAIYSWMVKINDPDYFIHNLQKTELVIITGLADPWKDVHEVSAAQLRNRRFIARERGFLTRECLEQEAKLGDFTPDIVYTATTMKLMIDLVKRNVGIALAMESSLKDVTGVHIVRLNSGQKLWAYMQIAMRKSFVPNKYQREGIEILRHFKP, from the coding sequence ATGAATGAAAAAGATTTGATTTATTTTTGTAAATTAGTCGAAAGTGGTAATTACACTACTACCGCGGCTTACTTTGGCGTTACTCAGCCAACGATTTCGATGGCCATCAAAAGGTTGGCCAAAAAATTTGAAGATCCATTGATTGTTCAGAAAAATCGTAAAAGTAAGTTAATACTGACCAATGCCGGTGAATTACTTTATCAAAAGGCTAAAATCCTCATCCAAGATATTGCAAGTATTAATTACGATGTTAAACATGCCAGTGACAAAAAAATCCGGCTTGCCTTTTCTGGTGAAGCCGGAAGTTCTTATATTCCCGATATTATTCAAAAGTTTTTCCAAGTTGGCCTGACCCACCTGCTTGACACTCATATTGAACGATCAGCTGATGCCTTTTCTGATCTCACTAATGGTAAGGTTGATGTCGCAATTTACTCCTGGATGGTTAAAATTAACGACCCAGATTACTTTATCCATAACTTACAAAAGACAGAATTAGTAATCATTACTGGACTTGCTGATCCGTGGAAAGATGTCCATGAAGTCAGCGCGGCCCAATTACGAAACAGACGCTTTATTGCTCGTGAGCGTGGTTTCTTAACTAGAGAATGTCTTGAGCAGGAAGCAAAATTAGGCGACTTTACCCCCGACATTGTTTATACAGCGACTACAATGAAGTTAATGATTGACCTTGTAAAGCGCAACGTCGGCATTGCCCTAGCAATGGAAAGCAGTCTGAAAGATGTCACGGGAGTTCATATTGTCCGCTTGAATTCCGGCCAAAAATTATGGGCATATATGCAGATTGCCATGCGTAAGAGCTTTGTACCAAATAAATACCAGCGTGAAGGTATTGAAATTTTACGTCATTTCAAACCATAA
- a CDS encoding FAD-binding protein: MLYNSTLKWDAVYDVIVVGFGGAGAGAARFAADNNAKVLLIDAAPEGQEGGNTRYAGGAFAWSDNFEDLREYYKQTYYPFKYDPKDLDTFVNNVLQMKEYSKKYFGIEAQYTGRRPEGEYPEYRHASTMRSQSMTQGMYNGGFWKLLRKKVYERLDKIDVWFSSPAQHLIQDPETKTILGVQIKHQGQVRYVAAKNGVVLSCGGFENNQDMVQNFLGQGSLAPIGTLYNQGKGIDLAVEAGARLWHMSNYDSHGFSLNEGQPREKFAYMINWKSLFNGSIFVAGDDGTRYYREDEEDRHGYKYNHGNWIMLPNQNHPHIVMDQKQYEQLAEDDSAKADQIKELISYAIKADSIAELAEKIKAPKLEQAVTDFNFFTDKMERDMVLDRKIETMRAFGEGPYYAIPIRHNILHTHGGGRRNENCEVLDMANNVIPHLYEAGELGDIFATKYVGANSIADLLISGKIAGENAAWPKRKIIDFEVISHASKAPELQSDAHISTSDYEAGPNQGIGISENGINDVPIIVRVTASDDKITDIETLQQKETPSLGGRAIPALTKEMLAKQTADVDAFSGASVTSAAFKDAVKQALQNIKK, from the coding sequence TTGCTTTACAATTCAACTCTTAAATGGGATGCCGTCTATGATGTAATTGTAGTCGGTTTTGGTGGTGCAGGTGCAGGTGCAGCTAGATTTGCGGCTGACAACAATGCCAAAGTATTATTAATAGATGCTGCTCCTGAAGGACAAGAGGGCGGTAATACTCGTTATGCTGGTGGTGCTTTTGCGTGGAGCGATAACTTTGAAGACCTACGTGAATATTACAAGCAAACTTATTATCCTTTTAAATATGACCCTAAGGACTTAGATACCTTTGTCAACAATGTTTTGCAGATGAAGGAATACTCAAAGAAATATTTCGGAATAGAAGCTCAATACACAGGTAGAAGACCTGAGGGTGAATATCCTGAATATCGTCATGCGTCAACAATGCGTTCGCAAAGTATGACACAGGGGATGTATAATGGTGGCTTCTGGAAATTACTACGTAAAAAAGTTTACGAAAGATTAGATAAGATTGACGTCTGGTTCTCAAGTCCAGCGCAACACTTAATTCAAGACCCAGAAACCAAAACAATTTTGGGTGTTCAAATTAAGCACCAAGGTCAAGTTCGTTATGTAGCTGCTAAAAATGGTGTTGTTCTCTCATGTGGTGGTTTTGAAAACAATCAAGACATGGTACAAAACTTTTTAGGTCAAGGATCATTAGCACCAATTGGGACATTATACAACCAAGGTAAGGGAATTGATCTTGCTGTTGAGGCTGGTGCACGTTTATGGCACATGTCCAATTATGATTCACACGGTTTTTCATTAAATGAAGGTCAACCAAGAGAAAAGTTTGCTTACATGATTAACTGGAAGAGCCTATTTAACGGTAGTATTTTTGTTGCTGGGGATGACGGTACACGTTATTATCGTGAGGACGAAGAAGATCGCCACGGTTATAAGTACAACCACGGTAATTGGATTATGCTGCCTAACCAAAATCATCCGCATATTGTAATGGATCAAAAACAATATGAGCAACTTGCTGAAGATGATTCTGCTAAAGCTGATCAAATTAAGGAATTAATCTCTTATGCCATCAAGGCAGATTCAATTGCAGAATTAGCTGAAAAGATTAAAGCTCCTAAATTAGAACAAGCAGTTACTGATTTTAATTTCTTCACTGACAAAATGGAACGTGACATGGTTTTAGACCGGAAGATTGAAACAATGCGTGCGTTTGGTGAAGGTCCATACTATGCAATTCCAATTCGCCATAATATCTTGCATACTCACGGTGGTGGCCGCCGTAATGAAAACTGTGAAGTGCTTGATATGGCAAACAACGTAATTCCTCACCTTTATGAAGCTGGAGAATTAGGTGACATTTTTGCTACTAAGTATGTCGGTGCTAACAGTATTGCTGATTTATTAATTTCAGGAAAAATTGCGGGAGAAAATGCTGCATGGCCAAAGCGGAAGATTATTGACTTTGAAGTTATTAGTCATGCAAGTAAGGCACCAGAATTACAATCTGATGCCCACATTTCAACAAGTGATTATGAAGCCGGTCCTAATCAAGGTATTGGCATCAGTGAAAATGGGATTAATGATGTTCCAATTATCGTTCGGGTAACTGCTAGCGATGACAAGATTACTGATATTGAAACTTTGCAGCAAAAAGAAACACCATCACTTGGTGGTCGCGCTATTCCAGCTTTAACAAAGGAAATGTTAGCTAAGCAAACAGCCGATGTTGATGCCTTTAGTGGTGCCAGTGTAACTAGTGCAGCGTTTAAGGATGCAGTCAAGCAAGCATTGCAAAATATTAAGAAGTAG
- the brnQ gene encoding branched-chain amino acid transport system II carrier protein has translation MKELEQDVNQKPLTWKQYLVVASLLFGLFFGAGNLIFPIHLGQMAGANWGQATLGFLVTAVLLPLLSVLAISVTHAKGVYDIGLPLGSAFALIFMVLIHLTIGPLFGTPRTASISFTVGVLPILPKSWAQPGLFVFSALFFICAFLVAYKESNILTSIGKILNPLFLLLLFVIFLLGFFSPMGRANAQKVTVAYQQAPFFNGFLQGYNTMDALAGLAFGVTVVTAVRQMGKTTAKSNAKVTAKAGVLATSAIGLIYVALIWLGATTLNHFKLSPDGGVAFNQIVTYYLGGFGHALLATLITVTCLTTAVGLIAAFAQDFHRSFSKVSYHAWLFLMTLASFLTANFGLDTIISWSTPMLMFLYPFAMVLILLSISSSLFHHDPVVYFWVVLFTLIPAFLDMVAAFPPVVSQSPLALALHAMQLKYLPFAAIGMDWLIPALVGLVIGLACSFVKVKVAQTES, from the coding sequence ATGAAGGAATTAGAACAAGATGTTAATCAAAAACCATTAACGTGGAAACAGTATTTAGTTGTAGCGTCATTGCTATTTGGCTTATTTTTTGGCGCTGGGAATTTAATTTTTCCAATTCACTTAGGCCAAATGGCAGGAGCTAATTGGGGTCAAGCTACCCTTGGCTTTTTGGTAACTGCAGTCTTACTGCCATTACTATCGGTTTTGGCAATTAGTGTCACACATGCCAAAGGCGTTTATGATATTGGTTTGCCACTAGGTTCAGCTTTTGCGTTGATTTTTATGGTGTTAATTCACCTAACAATCGGTCCGCTCTTTGGGACACCACGTACTGCCAGTATTTCATTTACGGTTGGCGTTCTGCCAATTCTGCCTAAGTCGTGGGCACAACCTGGATTGTTTGTCTTTTCCGCACTGTTTTTCATCTGTGCCTTTTTAGTCGCATACAAGGAATCCAATATTTTAACTAGTATCGGCAAAATATTAAATCCACTGTTTTTGTTACTGCTATTCGTTATCTTTTTGTTAGGCTTTTTCTCACCGATGGGTCGCGCTAATGCCCAAAAAGTAACGGTTGCTTACCAGCAAGCACCATTTTTTAACGGCTTTTTGCAAGGTTATAATACAATGGATGCCTTGGCTGGATTGGCTTTTGGGGTAACGGTCGTAACTGCCGTTCGGCAAATGGGTAAGACCACTGCCAAGAGCAATGCTAAAGTAACGGCTAAGGCTGGTGTTCTAGCAACAAGTGCTATTGGTTTAATCTATGTTGCGTTAATTTGGCTTGGTGCCACAACTTTGAATCATTTTAAATTATCACCAGATGGTGGTGTGGCCTTTAACCAAATTGTTACTTATTACCTCGGCGGCTTTGGTCATGCTTTACTGGCAACTCTCATCACAGTGACCTGTTTGACAACTGCTGTTGGTTTAATCGCAGCATTTGCTCAAGATTTTCATCGTAGTTTTTCTAAAGTAAGTTACCATGCTTGGCTATTTTTGATGACGCTAGCTTCATTTTTAACGGCTAACTTTGGCCTAGATACAATTATTTCTTGGTCAACACCGATGCTCATGTTTCTGTATCCGTTTGCCATGGTGCTCATCTTACTGTCAATCTCATCCTCACTATTTCACCATGATCCTGTTGTTTACTTCTGGGTTGTGTTGTTTACATTAATCCCAGCATTTTTAGACATGGTTGCTGCTTTTCCGCCAGTAGTTAGTCAAAGTCCATTAGCGCTGGCTTTACATGCTATGCAGCTTAAATATTTACCGTTTGCGGCAATTGGGATGGATTGGTTAATTCCCGCTCTTGTTGGTTTAGTAATTGGTCTTGCTTGTAGTTTTGTCAAAGTAAAAGTTGCGCAGACAGAATCATAG
- a CDS encoding copper-translocating P-type ATPase yields the protein MKMTGKPEMQMHQHQPMTHMDKMSMHGNDMMMHGGQMMHMGNLKQKFWVSLILALPILFLSPAMGVHLFFQFSFPGSDWLVMIFATALFIYGGKPFLSGAFYELKDKKPEMMTLISLGITTAYIYSLYAFIQNNFYPNSGHVMDFFWELATLILIMLLGHWIEMNSIMRAGSSVNDLAELLPDQVHVQKDNQIIDVPLAQVKKDAVVIVKAGESIPLDGTVISGKSEVNESLVTGEARLVTRQKGDQVIGGASNGSGKLTIKVTNSANNGFLANVNQLVQSAQMDKSNLQTLAAKVSGWLFYAAIIIGIIALIIWTANQGIAAGLERLVTVLIIACPHALGLAIPLVSAKSMAIGAKHGLLIRNRNVIDLSLKINYLLLDKTGTLTEGKFQVRKYASLNEQMTQEQVLTLIASLEQDSTHPIAQSILQFARAHKINLAPISDSKNLPGKGVTATISGQKYFLINEKAVREQVPDFHQIATADYTVSYLVQGQNVLGYVAVGDQLKPDAASLISKIKLHQITPVMLTGDNQSAAQGIARQLGITEVYAELMPADKEKIVDNLQKNGSKVMMVGDGINDAPSLARADIGVAIGAGTDVAVDSADVVLVNSRLSDIVDFLELAQNTHRKTVQNLWWGTGYNIVALPLAAGILAPFGIMLDPAVGAILMSLSTVIVAINAEMLKI from the coding sequence ATGAAAATGACGGGTAAACCTGAAATGCAGATGCATCAGCACCAGCCAATGACGCACATGGATAAAATGTCGATGCACGGTAATGACATGATGATGCATGGCGGGCAAATGATGCACATGGGTAATTTAAAGCAAAAATTCTGGGTGTCGCTGATTTTGGCATTACCAATTTTATTTTTAAGTCCAGCAATGGGAGTTCATCTTTTCTTTCAGTTTTCTTTTCCAGGCTCTGACTGGTTAGTTATGATATTTGCAACCGCCTTATTTATCTATGGCGGCAAACCATTTCTCAGTGGCGCCTTTTATGAGTTAAAAGATAAAAAGCCAGAAATGATGACGTTAATTTCGCTGGGGATTACTACTGCTTACATTTACAGTTTATATGCGTTTATTCAAAACAATTTTTACCCAAATTCTGGTCATGTGATGGACTTCTTCTGGGAACTAGCAACTTTAATTTTAATTATGTTGTTAGGGCACTGGATTGAAATGAATTCAATTATGCGAGCTGGAAGTTCAGTTAATGATTTAGCTGAGTTATTGCCTGATCAAGTTCACGTTCAAAAGGATAATCAAATAATCGACGTTCCACTTGCACAAGTAAAGAAAGACGCTGTAGTTATTGTCAAAGCTGGTGAAAGTATTCCGCTTGATGGTACTGTTATTTCTGGAAAAAGTGAGGTGAATGAATCACTTGTTACTGGCGAAGCACGATTGGTCACGCGCCAAAAAGGAGACCAAGTAATTGGCGGTGCCAGCAATGGTTCTGGAAAGTTAACCATTAAGGTAACAAACTCTGCCAATAATGGCTTTTTGGCTAATGTTAATCAGCTAGTTCAATCCGCGCAAATGGATAAATCAAATTTGCAAACTCTTGCCGCTAAAGTCTCAGGCTGGCTATTTTATGCGGCAATAATTATTGGGATAATCGCTTTAATTATTTGGACTGCTAATCAGGGGATTGCGGCCGGACTTGAGCGACTAGTGACGGTGTTGATAATTGCTTGTCCCCATGCTTTAGGATTGGCGATTCCGCTAGTTAGTGCTAAGAGTATGGCGATTGGTGCCAAACATGGGTTACTAATTAGAAACCGTAATGTGATTGACTTGAGCCTCAAAATTAACTATTTGTTACTCGATAAAACTGGCACCTTAACCGAAGGCAAGTTTCAAGTGCGCAAATATGCTAGCTTAAATGAACAAATGACGCAAGAACAAGTATTGACGTTGATTGCTTCACTTGAACAAGATTCGACTCATCCAATTGCACAGAGTATTTTGCAATTTGCCCGCGCTCACAAAATAAATTTGGCACCAATTTCTGATAGTAAAAATCTGCCGGGAAAAGGAGTTACAGCGACAATTTCTGGTCAAAAATATTTTCTAATTAATGAGAAGGCCGTTCGCGAACAAGTCCCTGACTTCCACCAAATTGCAACTGCAGATTATACAGTTAGTTATTTGGTGCAGGGACAAAATGTGTTGGGTTACGTAGCGGTTGGCGATCAACTTAAACCCGATGCAGCTTCATTGATTAGTAAAATTAAGCTGCATCAAATTACCCCAGTGATGTTGACCGGCGATAATCAGTCCGCGGCACAGGGGATAGCTCGTCAGCTAGGTATTACCGAGGTCTATGCGGAATTGATGCCGGCGGATAAAGAAAAAATCGTCGATAATCTGCAGAAAAATGGTAGCAAGGTAATGATGGTGGGTGATGGAATTAACGATGCCCCCAGTTTAGCCCGCGCAGATATTGGTGTAGCAATCGGTGCTGGGACTGATGTGGCAGTTGACTCTGCAGATGTAGTTTTGGTTAATAGTCGTCTGTCAGATATCGTTGATTTTTTAGAATTAGCTCAAAACACACACCGA
- the brnQ gene encoding branched-chain amino acid transport system II carrier protein, translated as MEEIERDVNTKPLTWKQYLVVASLLFGLFFGAGNLIFPIHLGQMSGANWGIATIGFLITAVLLPLLAVLAISASHAKGVFDIGRPLGPKFALVFMVLIHLTLGPLFATPRTASISFSVGLQPVLPQKLAKPGLLIFSAIFFILAFIISYEQSTILDSIGRILNPIFLLLLFAIFLMAFSSPMGAAKEQQVTAAYQSAPFFNGFLEGYNTMDALAGLAFGYTIVSAVRQLGKTSAKSNAKVTARAGVLATSAIGIIYIGLIWLGATTLNHYHISPDGGTVFNQIVTYYLGNIGHALLATLVTLTCLTTAVGLIAAFAQDFHRSFSKVSYHAWLGIMTFASFLTANCGLDTIISWSTPMLMFIYPIAMVLIILSITASLFDHDPVVYFWVVVLTIIPAIFDMIASFPPVISQTHWALQVRALQLRLLPFAAIGMDWIIPAIIGLIIGLAFHFYRQTKLAK; from the coding sequence ATGGAAGAAATCGAAAGAGACGTAAATACTAAACCATTAACGTGGAAACAATATTTGGTTGTTGCTTCATTATTATTTGGGCTATTTTTTGGGGCAGGAAACTTAATCTTTCCCATACATTTAGGTCAAATGTCTGGCGCAAATTGGGGAATTGCCACGATTGGCTTTTTGATCACTGCAGTTCTGTTACCACTTCTGGCAGTTTTGGCAATTAGTGCCAGTCACGCCAAGGGAGTTTTTGATATTGGTCGGCCATTAGGACCTAAATTTGCTTTGGTCTTTATGGTCTTAATTCACTTAACTTTAGGGCCACTATTTGCTACTCCGAGAACGGCGAGTATTTCCTTTTCGGTTGGTTTACAGCCAGTTTTACCGCAAAAATTAGCTAAACCTGGTTTGCTAATTTTTTCAGCAATTTTCTTTATTTTGGCATTTATTATTTCTTACGAGCAATCAACGATTTTAGATAGTATTGGTCGAATTTTAAATCCAATTTTCCTATTATTGCTTTTTGCCATTTTCCTAATGGCCTTTTCTTCACCAATGGGTGCAGCCAAAGAGCAACAGGTAACCGCAGCTTATCAAAGTGCACCATTTTTTAACGGCTTCTTGGAAGGTTACAACACAATGGATGCTTTAGCCGGATTAGCTTTTGGATATACAATTGTTTCTGCTGTTCGACAACTAGGTAAGACAAGTGCCAAAAGCAATGCGAAGGTTACGGCTCGTGCAGGGGTTTTAGCGACTAGCGCCATTGGTATTATCTATATTGGCTTGATCTGGCTTGGGGCAACAACGCTCAATCATTACCACATTTCACCAGATGGCGGGACTGTTTTCAATCAAATTGTTACCTATTATTTAGGTAATATCGGTCATGCTTTGTTGGCGACCCTAGTTACCTTAACTTGTCTAACGACTGCAGTAGGCTTAATTGCTGCATTTGCACAAGATTTTCATCGCAGTTTTAGTAAAGTTAGTTATCATGCTTGGTTAGGAATTATGACTTTTGCGTCATTTCTGACCGCTAATTGTGGGTTGGATACAATTATTTCTTGGTCAACGCCAATGCTAATGTTTATTTATCCAATTGCAATGGTTTTAATTATCTTGTCAATTACGGCTAGCTTGTTTGATCACGACCCAGTAGTTTATTTCTGGGTAGTTGTATTAACAATTATTCCTGCAATTTTTGATATGATTGCTTCATTTCCACCAGTTATCAGTCAAACTCACTGGGCTTTGCAAGTTCGGGCATTACAATTACGGCTTTTGCCATTTGCCGCAATTGGCATGGATTGGATTATTCCAGCAATAATTGGGTTAATCATCGGTCTGGCATTTCATTTTTATCGTCAAACAAAATTAGCTAAATAA
- a CDS encoding DASS family sodium-coupled anion symporter: MLDKFEWKKWLLPVAVGIILWLVTPLKPAAISIPAWHLFAIFIATIIACVTKPLPMMATTIIAIVIATLTGIFKMDEVTAGFGNSTAWMVAMCMFMAAGFIKSGLGKRIAYFFVKTFGKRTLGLAYALSMVETVLAIGIPSNNARVNGIMYPIIDNLSKEMGSDPKKGTQRKMGSFLVFNEYEVNIVTSTMFLTGLAGNMVALGIAKTQNISISWMQWFVAAIVPGIISLIVIPLILYKIYPPEIKETPNAHAWADNKLKELGKTTVAEKIMAVVFILAVVLWLVGSKFGIDATEVSFIAVALLLITGVINVKDLLGQSFAWNILTWLSIIMLMSQKLMTLGFFPWFSKTLGNALHGMNWIWVLVILYLVYFYLHYLFPSISTQISALYAGFLSVAIGAGVPPLMAALMLALDGSLYLSTSTYSAGPAALLSSTGYVSNKDWWKLSAIIGVVLNIIWLGGGLLWTKVIGMW, encoded by the coding sequence ATGTTAGATAAATTTGAATGGAAAAAGTGGCTGCTGCCAGTAGCAGTTGGCATCATCTTATGGCTAGTAACGCCATTAAAGCCTGCTGCAATCAGTATTCCTGCATGGCATCTGTTTGCAATTTTTATTGCGACAATTATTGCCTGTGTTACTAAACCTCTACCAATGATGGCAACTACGATTATTGCCATCGTGATTGCGACCTTGACTGGTATCTTTAAAATGGATGAAGTCACAGCTGGATTTGGTAATTCAACTGCTTGGATGGTTGCAATGTGTATGTTCATGGCTGCTGGCTTTATTAAGTCAGGCCTTGGCAAAAGAATAGCTTACTTTTTTGTTAAAACATTTGGTAAGAGAACTTTAGGTTTAGCATACGCATTATCAATGGTTGAAACTGTTTTAGCAATTGGGATTCCAAGTAATAATGCTCGTGTTAACGGTATTATGTACCCAATTATTGATAACTTGTCCAAAGAAATGGGATCGGACCCTAAGAAGGGTACCCAAAGAAAGATGGGTTCATTCTTAGTCTTTAATGAATACGAAGTGAACATCGTTACCTCAACTATGTTCCTTACTGGTCTTGCTGGTAACATGGTAGCATTGGGAATTGCTAAAACACAGAATATCTCAATCTCATGGATGCAATGGTTTGTTGCTGCAATCGTACCCGGAATTATTTCTTTAATTGTTATACCGCTTATTTTATACAAGATTTATCCACCTGAGATTAAGGAAACTCCAAATGCTCACGCATGGGCTGATAACAAACTGAAGGAATTAGGTAAAACAACTGTTGCCGAAAAGATTATGGCCGTTGTCTTCATCTTAGCCGTTGTTTTATGGCTTGTTGGTTCAAAATTTGGTATTGATGCAACCGAAGTTAGTTTTATTGCCGTAGCTCTACTATTAATTACTGGCGTAATTAATGTCAAAGACTTGCTTGGTCAAAGTTTTGCTTGGAATATTTTAACTTGGTTGTCAATTATCATGTTAATGTCCCAAAAATTAATGACCTTAGGATTCTTCCCATGGTTCTCAAAGACTTTGGGTAATGCATTACACGGAATGAACTGGATTTGGGTTTTGGTAATTCTTTACCTAGTTTACTTCTATTTACACTACTTATTCCCAAGTATTTCAACTCAAATTTCAGCTTTGTACGCCGGATTTTTATCAGTTGCAATTGGTGCCGGTGTCCCACCATTGATGGCAGCTTTAATGCTTGCTCTTGATGGCTCATTATATCTATCAACTTCAACTTATTCTGCTGGTCCTGCAGCTTTACTTTCATCAACCGGTTATGTTTCCAATAAAGATTGGTGGAAATTAAGCGCAATTATCGGCGTGGTTCTGAACATTATCTGGCTTGGCGGCGGATTGCTTTGGACTAAAGTAATCGGTATGTGGTAA